A portion of the Corynebacterium rouxii genome contains these proteins:
- a CDS encoding lantibiotic dehydratase, translating into MTTTSWKLLNETLVRSCSVPYEALRQLCDAPTDALLTADLDQRLRVNAALDALGSAAHQDVAGCTNTVLRRALLDLKRAAHHHDVRKVRALLAKATSAGVRLPAGVTTAADTVITAAENVLSSEQLHKVLMSSKKRERECLGKIARDRGVDSAVLAASVPAAKAIRKLSTDCALSAKQLARAHRTTLGYVIRSATRSVPFSALCAIAPSQLSHASLHSDETLAPTSVHTIARWNVYAMAQIFSAMKKDFGFIATLPVLVNPDALSEHGHCILPRCSVEYLGHVGDRDLAVYREERRVVDSNGLFGKVMALATSAPQNHEYTCEQLAAELSAHTGLSKAQTKCIVLDAIRISALVVPTLDLSPSTAVSEQPIVTHLARGSDKAVSAARLIARITEECNAVASISDFDRRHTQILDLAHHLDSLRRLVDPSMPVFHTHVYEDGVGKESTIPSSIADSCTALDWEALADLVDLLDVRQAERALFEEFVSAKFPRGEICHDVPAVVNSFVSEVLTPLRQVDIEAVDENDLKSTASLPLGKAWEWIRARRRFLAHVTELRNNAAGPVDIRNLLTNYRPLVQSRRYPFRSLNAYVQQGDEAKVVINRTLGGPGFPWSRFAHAMPDSAARAWSELSDYASDAGVTLVELTAGIVVSNLNTHPATYPTTLLIPGHPRKTTRLSDIRLADTQLAYCASSGRLQLFDAHGTELLPAYMGYITDRGLPLSTQALMLLAPPMHCSLDFFPRTSSEIVHQARLLLGDVVLARESWIFPTSSTSMDIPCLLEEALVWWRSIARHHDLPECGVLRTFDAHGVVGKGQFYNSQIMGTITNLIRALRNAHYGFVIEEFFPHAGASGVAQEYIVTGTRSLKEGI; encoded by the coding sequence ATGACAACTACTTCATGGAAACTTCTTAATGAAACCCTGGTTCGCAGCTGCAGTGTGCCGTATGAGGCGTTACGCCAACTTTGCGACGCCCCCACCGACGCACTACTTACTGCCGATCTGGACCAGCGACTCCGCGTAAACGCGGCCCTTGATGCCCTTGGTTCTGCGGCCCATCAGGACGTCGCGGGGTGCACAAACACAGTGTTGCGTCGGGCTCTACTCGATCTCAAGCGAGCTGCACATCATCATGACGTGCGCAAAGTTCGTGCCCTGCTGGCTAAAGCTACATCCGCTGGTGTGCGGTTGCCTGCTGGCGTAACGACTGCCGCAGATACGGTGATCACTGCCGCCGAAAACGTGTTGTCCTCAGAGCAGCTGCACAAGGTACTCATGAGTTCCAAGAAAAGAGAGCGCGAGTGCCTCGGGAAGATCGCCCGTGACCGGGGAGTCGATTCAGCAGTACTGGCTGCATCAGTCCCAGCGGCAAAAGCCATCCGGAAACTGAGCACAGATTGTGCGCTGTCTGCCAAGCAGCTAGCTCGTGCCCACCGCACCACGCTGGGATACGTGATCCGCAGCGCCACCCGGTCAGTACCGTTTTCCGCCCTGTGCGCAATCGCGCCGTCCCAGTTGTCCCACGCCAGCCTACACTCGGATGAGACTCTTGCCCCAACATCTGTGCACACTATTGCGCGTTGGAACGTCTACGCCATGGCTCAGATTTTCTCTGCTATGAAGAAGGACTTTGGTTTTATTGCCACACTTCCGGTTCTGGTTAATCCTGACGCGTTATCAGAGCATGGTCACTGCATACTGCCTCGGTGTTCTGTCGAATATCTAGGGCACGTCGGCGACCGGGACTTGGCCGTTTACCGGGAGGAACGCCGAGTGGTCGATTCCAATGGACTATTTGGAAAGGTCATGGCCTTAGCCACAAGTGCTCCCCAAAACCACGAATACACGTGTGAGCAGCTGGCCGCAGAGCTCTCGGCGCATACAGGTTTAAGCAAGGCACAAACAAAGTGCATTGTTCTCGATGCCATCCGAATTTCGGCCTTAGTTGTTCCCACTCTCGATTTATCCCCGTCCACAGCGGTATCTGAACAGCCGATAGTTACGCACTTAGCACGTGGGTCGGACAAGGCCGTATCTGCTGCGCGTCTCATTGCCCGCATCACGGAGGAATGCAACGCGGTGGCGTCGATAAGCGACTTTGACCGCAGGCACACTCAGATCCTAGATCTCGCGCACCACCTGGATAGCCTCCGGCGACTCGTCGATCCCAGCATGCCGGTGTTCCATACCCATGTGTATGAGGATGGGGTCGGGAAAGAATCGACGATTCCCTCCTCCATCGCGGACTCGTGCACAGCCCTTGACTGGGAAGCTCTCGCAGACCTAGTCGATCTGCTTGATGTGCGGCAGGCAGAACGCGCGTTGTTTGAGGAGTTTGTGTCCGCAAAATTCCCCCGTGGGGAAATCTGCCACGATGTTCCGGCGGTGGTCAATAGTTTTGTTTCCGAGGTCCTCACGCCGCTGCGGCAGGTTGATATTGAGGCAGTTGATGAAAATGACCTGAAGTCCACTGCATCGTTGCCACTGGGTAAGGCATGGGAATGGATTCGGGCGCGGCGCCGCTTCCTGGCACACGTAACCGAGTTAAGAAACAACGCCGCTGGTCCCGTGGATATACGGAATCTCCTCACCAACTATCGTCCACTTGTGCAGTCTCGTAGGTATCCGTTTCGATCTTTAAACGCATACGTTCAGCAAGGCGACGAGGCCAAAGTCGTGATTAACCGGACGCTCGGCGGCCCAGGCTTCCCGTGGTCTCGGTTCGCGCATGCGATGCCGGATTCCGCAGCACGCGCATGGTCCGAATTATCGGATTATGCGTCTGACGCTGGGGTGACGCTTGTCGAGTTGACAGCCGGAATAGTGGTCTCCAACCTCAACACACATCCGGCCACCTACCCAACCACTCTCCTCATCCCAGGGCATCCTCGAAAAACCACACGGTTGTCTGATATTCGACTCGCAGACACGCAGTTGGCCTACTGCGCATCCAGCGGACGCTTGCAGCTTTTCGACGCCCACGGCACCGAACTCCTCCCCGCATACATGGGATACATCACTGACCGGGGACTGCCATTATCTACGCAAGCCCTCATGCTCCTAGCGCCACCCATGCATTGTTCCTTGGACTTTTTCCCGCGCACGAGTTCAGAGATAGTGCATCAGGCTCGTCTACTCCTAGGAGATGTTGTTCTTGCGCGAGAAAGCTGGATTTTTCCCACCTCAAGCACCTCTATGGATATTCCGTGTCTCCTAGAAGAGGCACTGGTGTGGTGGCGCAGCATTGCCCGACATCACGACCTACCCGAGTGCGGAGTTCTGCGAACATTCGATGCCCACGGCGTTGTGGGTAAAGGACAGTTTTATAACTCCCAAATCATGGGAACGATCACCAACCTCATACGCGCATTGCGCAACGCTCACTACGGGTTTGTGATTGAGGAATTCTTTCCCCACGCCGGCGCGTCCGGTGTAGCACAGGAATACATAGTAACAGGAACGCGCTCTTTGAAGGAGGGTATCTAA
- a CDS encoding YfbU family protein translates to MSTKKGVRSAYDCELVWDILDMFRVIHFNVEALGENGWDAIGVKNAERFGKFKGFDHQRERESQTAGYTKYLVKSGRWTEQEKLVKKGTNSHRQMLPTYQSMLGAFKPVRRETVRRGGHSHLSAKDLRKILLAAPGAQRDEDCDQA, encoded by the coding sequence GTGTCCACCAAAAAAGGGGTCAGGTCCGCCTATGACTGCGAGCTGGTCTGGGACATTCTCGACATGTTTAGGGTAATCCATTTCAACGTTGAAGCGCTCGGTGAAAACGGGTGGGATGCCATCGGCGTCAAGAACGCCGAACGGTTCGGCAAATTCAAAGGCTTCGATCACCAGCGTGAACGCGAAAGCCAGACGGCCGGCTACACGAAATACCTAGTTAAGAGCGGCCGGTGGACGGAGCAAGAAAAACTCGTAAAAAAAGGAACGAACTCTCACAGACAAATGCTTCCGACCTATCAGTCCATGCTCGGAGCATTCAAGCCGGTACGGCGCGAAACAGTACGCAGAGGTGGACACTCCCACCTCAGTGCTAAAGATCTGCGAAAAATTCTGCTCGCCGCCCCTGGCGCACAGCGTGATGAGGACTGTGACCAAGCCTAA
- a CDS encoding YcaO-like family protein, giving the protein MTTRVAYLHCPARSFPAHALPPRHEQWIAVPSEVCRVCLSAWVDRTEEAADWVKAARVPGFIRRWLSERVHYVERPLGDWRLAATDAQCLSSSTVFIPPSPCCTEHHDCAANAEVSDLTGPALAPCGTGPITEIRRPGMVVSRGTMPTVGSRPAFHWSGQAPTIAESRKLALCEAVERASACGNEGAGGVDTHIPHVPATDFGVDNERWNRSYDHCRNWTRAIRLGDETAWAVPTDMAFFWSDAQARFCFDSSSGAAVGRTWEDAVMSGLVEVIERDAVLAVWHGSMTVPEIDVDSINDRTYQAMLRHLRRQGLVIRAFYCPLSVGVPAVIAVCTDTERTFLCVGAAAAPDPYVAVRKALREVMADYPQSRLLASTRLSDAAAVRADGSGAAHRLSVAASELIDAAAFLLLPRKELLRVSDIPGCPRLSLVELVEHLKAHGFYGYVVDFTQSYHQMVGLSAVKVIVPGLLPLEYIGQLTRALHMPRLRQQMACFRTLGLAPPSSPPRLNLVPHPLP; this is encoded by the coding sequence ATGACTACGCGCGTCGCCTACCTGCACTGCCCGGCGCGCAGTTTCCCAGCGCACGCCCTGCCTCCGCGTCATGAGCAGTGGATAGCAGTCCCCTCCGAGGTGTGCAGGGTCTGCCTTAGCGCATGGGTGGATCGCACGGAAGAGGCTGCGGACTGGGTTAAGGCTGCTAGAGTACCCGGCTTCATCAGACGTTGGCTGTCTGAGCGTGTGCATTACGTCGAGCGCCCCTTGGGAGATTGGAGACTAGCAGCTACTGATGCGCAGTGCCTCTCCAGTTCTACGGTATTTATTCCGCCAAGCCCGTGCTGTACTGAGCACCACGATTGTGCTGCTAACGCAGAGGTTTCCGATCTCACAGGGCCTGCGTTAGCACCGTGTGGGACGGGGCCGATCACGGAGATTCGCCGTCCTGGAATGGTGGTTTCCCGTGGAACCATGCCTACTGTAGGGTCTCGACCAGCATTCCATTGGAGTGGTCAGGCGCCGACCATTGCTGAGAGCCGAAAGCTGGCTCTTTGTGAGGCCGTCGAGCGCGCATCCGCATGTGGGAATGAGGGAGCGGGAGGCGTCGATACGCATATTCCCCACGTCCCTGCCACTGATTTTGGGGTGGACAACGAACGGTGGAACCGTTCTTACGATCACTGCCGCAATTGGACACGCGCTATTCGCCTGGGAGATGAAACCGCATGGGCAGTCCCCACGGATATGGCGTTTTTCTGGTCTGACGCACAAGCTCGTTTTTGCTTCGATTCCTCCAGCGGCGCCGCGGTGGGGCGCACATGGGAGGACGCGGTGATGTCTGGGTTAGTAGAGGTCATTGAACGTGACGCTGTCCTGGCCGTATGGCATGGTTCCATGACCGTCCCAGAGATCGATGTTGACTCGATCAACGATCGCACTTACCAGGCAATGCTGCGGCATCTTCGCAGGCAAGGGCTGGTTATCCGCGCGTTTTACTGCCCGCTGAGTGTAGGAGTTCCTGCTGTTATTGCGGTATGCACGGATACTGAGCGCACTTTCCTCTGTGTTGGGGCAGCCGCCGCACCCGATCCCTATGTCGCAGTACGCAAAGCTCTACGGGAGGTCATGGCGGATTATCCGCAGTCGCGTTTGCTTGCTAGTACACGGTTGTCAGACGCTGCCGCAGTGCGTGCGGACGGTTCCGGGGCAGCTCATCGCCTCAGCGTTGCCGCTTCCGAGCTTATCGACGCCGCCGCTTTCCTCCTCCTGCCCCGTAAAGAGCTGCTCCGTGTCTCCGACATCCCGGGGTGCCCTCGCTTGTCTCTCGTTGAGCTAGTCGAGCATCTCAAAGCACATGGCTTTTACGGCTATGTTGTCGACTTCACCCAGAGTTATCACCAAATGGTGGGGCTTTCAGCTGTCAAGGTTATTGTCCCTGGTCTCTTGCCGCTGGAATATATCGGACAGCTGACTAGGGCATTGCATATGCCTAGGTTGAGGCAGCAGATGGCATGTTTTCGCACTTTGGGCCTAGCCCCTCCTAGCTCACCTCCCCGTCTCAATCTTGTTCCGCACCCGCTTCCCTAA
- a CDS encoding NupC/NupG family nucleoside CNT transporter → MDRLQGIIGIIAIFALLISLSNAKRQINWRTLGVGFALQVGFALLVLKWETGFHALKAVSGVVEKLINFTNEGTSFVFGGLFGEDSGFVFALNVLPVIIFLGAIIGALYYLRILQFFVEIIGTALNKILGTSKVESVWASTVIFLGQSEAPLVIRPWIPQLTRSELFACMTGGFASVAGSTLVGYSLLGAPLPYLIAASVMNAPASLMVAKALMPETEVSKVDANVRNTRDESSKNVIDAIGAGAMSGGRIAVAVACLLIAFIAMIAMLSAIIGGVGSWFGQDNWSLEGLFGVIFSPLAWAIGVPWEEAGLVGNFIGQKTILNEFVGYTAFSEHVDTLSDKSIMLTSFALAGFANLSSIAIQIGSFGALCPERRSEVAALGMKALFAGFCTNMLNAAIVGVVAF, encoded by the coding sequence ATGGATCGCTTACAAGGCATCATTGGCATTATTGCCATCTTCGCCCTTCTTATTAGCCTTTCCAACGCTAAACGCCAGATCAACTGGCGTACCTTGGGCGTTGGCTTTGCCCTCCAAGTCGGCTTTGCCCTCCTCGTTCTTAAATGGGAAACCGGCTTCCATGCCCTCAAGGCCGTTTCTGGTGTTGTAGAAAAGCTGATTAACTTCACCAATGAGGGCACATCCTTTGTCTTCGGCGGCCTGTTTGGCGAGGATTCCGGCTTCGTGTTCGCCCTCAACGTGCTGCCGGTGATTATCTTCCTCGGTGCCATCATCGGCGCCCTTTACTACCTGCGTATTCTGCAGTTCTTCGTGGAAATCATCGGTACCGCGCTAAATAAGATCTTGGGCACCTCAAAAGTTGAGTCCGTGTGGGCTTCTACCGTGATCTTCCTCGGCCAGTCCGAGGCCCCACTGGTAATTCGCCCATGGATCCCACAGCTGACCCGAAGCGAGCTATTTGCCTGCATGACCGGTGGTTTTGCCTCCGTCGCAGGTTCCACATTAGTTGGTTATTCGCTCTTGGGTGCACCACTGCCCTACCTGATTGCCGCATCGGTTATGAACGCACCAGCTTCGCTGATGGTTGCCAAGGCGCTCATGCCAGAAACTGAAGTATCCAAGGTGGATGCGAATGTGCGCAATACTCGCGACGAGTCCTCCAAGAACGTTATCGACGCCATCGGCGCAGGCGCTATGTCCGGTGGTCGCATCGCCGTCGCCGTTGCCTGCTTGCTCATCGCCTTTATCGCCATGATCGCCATGCTCTCTGCCATCATCGGTGGCGTGGGCTCGTGGTTCGGCCAAGACAACTGGTCACTGGAAGGCCTGTTCGGCGTGATCTTCTCCCCACTTGCTTGGGCCATCGGCGTTCCTTGGGAAGAAGCAGGCCTTGTGGGTAACTTCATCGGCCAAAAAACCATCCTCAACGAGTTCGTCGGCTACACAGCCTTCTCGGAGCACGTGGATACCCTCAGTGATAAGTCCATCATGCTGACATCCTTCGCATTGGCTGGCTTTGCTAACCTCTCCTCCATCGCTATCCAGATCGGCTCTTTCGGTGCACTGTGCCCAGAGCGTCGCTCTGAGGTTGCCGCCCTAGGTATGAAGGCACTGTTCGCAGGCTTTTGCACCAACATGCTCAATGCTGCCATTGTCGGTGTTGTAGCTTTCTAA
- a CDS encoding nitroreductase family protein has translation MDRHTADFWATTDNAATEYTQLILERKEHGMVFPAQGPFWNHQPYPAKIVPDAPRFQLHTHAMSPTDIAIAQALEDSLIRTHLRAEVDCNSPTKTRSEAQSFQWSRNTASGGGLYPVNVYRYSPRDSHLPAGLYLFNPITCQWQQLRADSPRGEHSRSAGETLLVTVEFWRSAFKYGDFAYQATSVDVGIVVAALVSQLDAAVGPVAIDWSPDELALSEFLGSDPLDEAIYCTITLPNGSPSDTVTAGAPSAVLQTAARLAHSGTMPVRFPTTVALQKQRLREMQSMRAPFSTERIAAPPPAIIKRGSSSFGRYSGAPIDVGVLTRMVQRGRATAASLLGTPPETDYFLGIQAAALCVNVTGLAHSLIADSETYPASAPARPCPQLPELLRNTYLLKNYDPLRSSAVLVLCADLQRVTTTYGASGYRWACAEVGAFCHAVYAVAAQERVSVGAVLGFDAQYQRDYLGLADNLVPILNILVGVDRPHARWRNSLL, from the coding sequence ATGGATCGCCATACTGCAGATTTTTGGGCCACAACGGATAACGCTGCAACCGAATACACGCAGCTCATTCTGGAGCGCAAAGAACATGGCATGGTCTTCCCTGCTCAAGGCCCCTTTTGGAACCATCAACCCTACCCCGCAAAAATTGTTCCAGACGCCCCTCGCTTCCAGCTTCATACACACGCCATGTCCCCCACGGACATCGCTATTGCGCAAGCGCTGGAGGATTCTCTGATCAGAACTCATCTGCGCGCAGAAGTCGACTGCAACTCGCCGACAAAGACCCGATCTGAGGCGCAATCTTTTCAGTGGTCTCGGAATACAGCCTCAGGCGGAGGCTTATACCCAGTGAACGTCTACAGATACAGCCCCAGAGATAGCCACCTGCCCGCTGGCCTGTACTTATTCAACCCCATAACCTGCCAATGGCAGCAGTTGAGGGCTGATTCCCCACGAGGCGAACACTCGCGTTCTGCCGGTGAGACCCTGCTGGTTACCGTGGAGTTTTGGCGTTCAGCGTTTAAGTACGGTGACTTTGCGTATCAAGCGACCTCCGTGGATGTGGGGATCGTTGTCGCGGCGTTAGTCTCCCAACTGGATGCAGCTGTTGGGCCGGTGGCGATCGACTGGTCACCCGACGAGCTTGCTCTCTCCGAATTCCTTGGTAGTGATCCCCTCGACGAGGCCATATATTGCACGATCACGCTGCCTAACGGCTCCCCTTCAGACACTGTTACCGCTGGCGCGCCATCAGCCGTTCTCCAGACTGCTGCTCGACTCGCGCACTCGGGAACGATGCCCGTACGTTTTCCCACCACTGTGGCTTTGCAAAAACAGCGGCTCCGAGAAATGCAGAGTATGCGTGCGCCTTTTTCTACGGAAAGAATCGCCGCCCCGCCACCAGCAATAATCAAGCGAGGCTCCAGCTCTTTTGGGCGCTATTCCGGAGCTCCAATCGACGTGGGTGTGCTTACTCGCATGGTGCAACGCGGGCGTGCCACGGCCGCTTCACTCCTGGGAACCCCTCCTGAAACTGATTATTTCTTGGGTATCCAAGCAGCCGCGCTGTGTGTCAACGTCACGGGCTTAGCACATTCTCTTATAGCGGATAGTGAGACATATCCTGCGTCGGCTCCTGCGCGCCCGTGTCCACAGCTTCCCGAGTTATTGCGCAACACCTATCTCCTGAAAAACTACGACCCCCTGCGCAGCTCAGCCGTCTTAGTGCTATGCGCAGATTTGCAGCGGGTAACCACTACTTACGGCGCCTCTGGTTATCGGTGGGCATGTGCTGAGGTCGGGGCCTTTTGTCACGCTGTCTATGCTGTTGCGGCACAGGAACGGGTCTCTGTGGGCGCTGTGTTGGGGTTTGATGCTCAGTACCAGCGCGACTACCTCGGTTTAGCAGATAACCTCGTCCCGATCCTCAACATTCTTGTGGGTGTGGATCGGCCTCATGCACGGTGGAGGAACTCGTTACTATGA
- a CDS encoding IS3 family transposase, with product MPDPIPANKSPTIRKNSYTTSPDLTYFASVDEFYRAVDDYIFWYNNARFQQRFKGLTPMHYRNQTLEGPNHLELNQSNFRGLVQGDGALGA from the coding sequence GTGCCGGACCCGATCCCTGCTAACAAATCACCGACGATTCGAAAGAACTCATACACCACTTCACCGGACTTGACCTACTTCGCCAGTGTTGATGAGTTTTACCGGGCCGTAGATGATTACATCTTCTGGTACAACAACGCCCGGTTTCAACAACGGTTCAAGGGTCTGACTCCGATGCACTATCGGAATCAGACCCTTGAAGGCCCTAACCACCTAGAATTAAACCAGTCCAACTTTCGGGGGCTAGTTCAGGGGGATGGAGCGCTAGGCGCTTGA
- a CDS encoding thymidine phosphorylase, translating into MAEQFDAVDIIRIKRDGGELTTEQINWVIDAYTRGAIGDEQMAALNMSIFIRDMNRREIVDWTKAMINSGETMDFSALGKKTTDKHSTGGVGDKLSLPLGPLVASYGLAVPMLSGRGLGHTGGTLDKLEAIPGFEVDIDNDRMMNILKDAGVVIASAGSGLAPADKKIYALRDITSTVDCVPLIASSIMSKKIAAGADSLILDVKVGSGAFMKDLDRARELARTMVDLGNDAGVHTRALLTDMSTPLGKKIGNSLEIEETVEVLAGGGPEDVVKLTCELARNMLEMAGIHDADVEERLKDGRAMDVWKRMVRAQGGDPEAPMARAEHTREVVADRDGYLMELDALALGVGSWRLGAGRARKEDPVQLTAGIEIHADLGQKVVKGQKLLTLHTETPDKFDRALESIMPGIVIGDEPPAERQIILDRIV; encoded by the coding sequence ATGGCCGAACAATTCGACGCCGTGGACATCATTCGGATCAAGCGCGACGGTGGCGAACTTACCACCGAACAAATCAACTGGGTGATCGACGCCTACACCCGCGGAGCCATAGGCGACGAGCAAATGGCAGCACTTAACATGTCCATCTTCATCCGCGACATGAACCGCCGCGAGATCGTCGACTGGACCAAAGCCATGATCAACTCCGGTGAAACCATGGACTTCAGCGCCCTTGGCAAAAAGACCACCGACAAACACTCCACCGGTGGCGTGGGCGACAAACTCTCCCTTCCACTCGGCCCACTCGTGGCAAGCTACGGCCTTGCAGTGCCTATGCTTTCCGGTCGCGGACTCGGCCACACCGGCGGCACCCTAGACAAGCTCGAAGCAATCCCAGGTTTCGAGGTAGACATCGACAACGACCGCATGATGAACATCCTCAAAGATGCCGGCGTTGTTATCGCCTCCGCAGGATCCGGACTTGCACCCGCAGATAAGAAGATCTACGCGCTGCGCGACATCACCTCTACCGTCGACTGCGTCCCACTGATTGCAAGCTCCATCATGAGCAAGAAGATCGCCGCCGGTGCCGACTCCCTCATCTTGGACGTCAAGGTCGGAAGCGGTGCCTTTATGAAGGACCTCGACCGCGCCCGCGAACTCGCCCGCACCATGGTCGACCTCGGTAACGACGCAGGCGTTCACACCCGTGCCCTGCTCACCGACATGTCCACACCACTGGGCAAGAAGATCGGTAACTCCCTTGAAATCGAGGAAACCGTTGAGGTTCTCGCCGGCGGCGGCCCGGAAGACGTGGTCAAGCTCACCTGCGAACTGGCCCGCAACATGCTCGAAATGGCCGGAATCCACGACGCAGACGTTGAAGAACGCCTTAAGGACGGACGCGCCATGGACGTGTGGAAGCGCATGGTCCGCGCACAAGGTGGCGACCCAGAAGCCCCAATGGCACGCGCAGAGCACACCCGCGAAGTTGTCGCCGACCGCGACGGCTACCTCATGGAACTCGACGCCCTCGCACTCGGTGTGGGTAGCTGGCGCCTCGGTGCCGGACGCGCACGCAAGGAAGATCCAGTGCAGCTCACTGCCGGTATCGAAATCCACGCCGATCTGGGTCAAAAGGTTGTCAAGGGTCAAAAACTGCTCACTCTGCACACCGAAACCCCCGACAAGTTCGACCGCGCCCTCGAATCCATCATGCCTGGCATTGTGATCGGTGACGAACCGCCAGCCGAACGCCAGATCATTCTCGACCGAATCGTCTAA
- a CDS encoding cytidine deaminase: protein MNTDSPSPAELIAAAREAAHHAYAPYSNFPVGAAVLTTAGEIFTGCNVENAAYGDTICAERNAITTMIAATMRADERHIAAVAIVGLKASPCWPCGSCRQVLREFHCETVIVEDESGNPTSLPFAELLPYSFGPEALKDT, encoded by the coding sequence ATGAACACAGATTCTCCTAGCCCCGCAGAACTCATTGCGGCGGCGCGCGAGGCGGCGCACCACGCGTACGCCCCTTATAGCAACTTTCCCGTAGGCGCAGCAGTATTAACCACCGCAGGCGAGATCTTCACCGGCTGCAACGTAGAAAACGCCGCCTACGGCGACACCATCTGCGCCGAACGCAATGCCATTACCACGATGATTGCCGCCACCATGCGTGCCGACGAACGCCACATCGCCGCAGTAGCCATCGTCGGCCTTAAAGCTTCCCCATGCTGGCCATGCGGTTCCTGCCGCCAGGTACTGCGGGAATTCCACTGCGAAACCGTGATCGTCGAAGACGAATCCGGCAACCCCACTTCTCTTCCCTTCGCCGAACTCCTCCCCTATTCTTTCGGCCCTGAAGCTCTCAAGGACACATAA
- the lysS gene encoding lysine--tRNA ligase, with protein sequence MSNAKNTQDVPEQLRIRREKRQKLIDAGVEPYPVIVDRTHSITELREKFAAVPEGEKGDKPGVTYLEPGEDSGVEVAITGRALFIRNTGKLCFAALQEGNGQYMQAMLSLAEVGEESLASWKADVDLGDIVSIRGTVVASKRGELSVMVNSWHMASKSLRPLPVAFADMSEDMRIRHRYTDLIMREQARTNAMTRIKVMRALRHYLEGQDFMEVETPMLQTLHGGAAARPFVTHSNALDIDLYLRIAPELYLKRCVVGGIERVFEVNRNFRNEGVDSSHSPEFAMLETYQAWGTYDDGAKMIQELIQSVAMEVFGSTTVTLVDGTEYDLGGEWKTIEMYPSLNEALARKFPGQPEVTIDSTVDELKEIAAVIGLDVPAKGGWGHGKLVEEIWEHLCEDQLYGPIFVRDFPVETSPLTRQHRSKPGVTEKWDLYVRGFELATGYSELVDPVIQRERFEDQARLAAGGDDEAMVLDEDFLAAMEQGMPPTAGCGMGIDRLLMAMTGLGIRETVLFPIVKPER encoded by the coding sequence GTGAGTAACGCTAAAAACACCCAAGACGTACCTGAGCAGCTCCGCATTCGTCGCGAGAAGCGCCAGAAGCTTATCGACGCCGGCGTGGAGCCGTATCCAGTCATCGTTGACCGCACCCACTCGATTACCGAGCTGCGCGAAAAGTTCGCAGCTGTTCCTGAGGGTGAAAAGGGCGACAAGCCAGGCGTTACCTACCTCGAACCAGGCGAGGATTCCGGCGTAGAGGTTGCTATCACCGGCCGCGCCCTGTTTATCCGCAACACCGGCAAGCTGTGCTTCGCTGCTCTTCAAGAGGGCAACGGTCAGTACATGCAGGCTATGTTGTCTTTGGCTGAGGTTGGCGAGGAGTCACTTGCTTCATGGAAGGCCGATGTTGACCTAGGCGACATCGTCTCTATCCGCGGTACCGTTGTTGCCTCCAAGCGCGGCGAGCTTTCTGTGATGGTCAACTCGTGGCACATGGCGTCGAAGTCGCTACGCCCACTGCCTGTGGCCTTTGCTGATATGAGCGAGGATATGCGTATCCGCCACCGTTACACCGATTTGATTATGCGTGAGCAGGCTCGTACTAACGCCATGACTCGTATTAAAGTCATGCGCGCTTTGCGTCACTACTTGGAGGGCCAGGACTTCATGGAGGTAGAAACCCCCATGTTGCAGACCCTGCATGGTGGCGCGGCGGCACGTCCGTTTGTCACGCACTCCAACGCCCTTGATATCGACCTCTACCTGCGTATCGCGCCAGAGCTTTACCTTAAGCGCTGCGTGGTTGGTGGTATCGAGCGCGTCTTCGAGGTTAACCGCAACTTCCGTAACGAGGGTGTGGACTCCTCGCACTCCCCAGAATTCGCCATGCTGGAGACTTACCAGGCATGGGGCACCTACGATGACGGCGCGAAGATGATCCAAGAGCTCATCCAGTCTGTCGCAATGGAAGTCTTTGGCTCCACCACCGTCACGCTTGTCGACGGCACCGAGTACGACCTCGGCGGCGAATGGAAGACCATCGAGATGTACCCATCGCTCAACGAGGCTTTGGCACGCAAGTTTCCAGGCCAGCCAGAGGTCACCATCGACTCCACTGTGGATGAACTCAAGGAAATTGCTGCCGTTATAGGTTTGGATGTTCCAGCCAAGGGTGGCTGGGGCCACGGCAAGCTGGTCGAAGAGATTTGGGAGCACCTGTGCGAGGATCAGCTCTACGGCCCAATCTTTGTGCGTGACTTCCCAGTGGAAACCTCGCCACTGACTCGTCAGCACCGCTCCAAGCCAGGTGTTACCGAGAAGTGGGACCTCTACGTGCGCGGTTTCGAGCTGGCTACCGGTTACTCCGAGCTTGTTGACCCCGTCATCCAGCGCGAGCGATTCGAAGACCAGGCTCGTCTTGCCGCCGGCGGCGACGATGAGGCCATGGTCTTGGACGAAGACTTCCTCGCAGCTATGGAGCAGGGCATGCCACCAACGGCAGGCTGCGGTATGGGCATTGACCGCCTCCTGATGGCCATGACCGGCCTCGGCATCCGTGAGACGGTACTGTTCCCAATCGTGAAGCCTGAGCGCTAG